The following proteins come from a genomic window of Montipora foliosa isolate CH-2021 chromosome 2, ASM3666993v2, whole genome shotgun sequence:
- the LOC137989796 gene encoding uncharacterized protein, which produces MCGEGDTASDNKDIRTAILQEGTRVRVFWNAEDVEGTGWHEGWYMGVVTTVIKEDLGTANVTYVVEPSESYEVNVEELLQKGWIRIDDGDEIEQFYEIGARIKVKWSKEEIGDSEWMPGWYVGEVQSADRDNDEITVQFVSEPECTYMYEVTPCLARGTLKMVKPVF; this is translated from the exons ATGTGCGGTGAAGGAGACACAGCCAGCGACAATAAAGACATCAGAACTGCCATTCTTCAAGAGGGAACAAGG GTTAGGGTGTTTTGGAATGCAGAGGATGTCGAGGGCACTGGATGGCACGAGGGCTGGTACATGGGTGTGGTTACCACTGTTATTAAGGAAGATTTGGGAACGGCTAACGTCACTTATGTAGTAGAGCCTTCCGAGTCATACGAAGTAAATGTTGAAGAGTTGCTTCAGAAAGGATGGATAAGGATCGACGACGGAGATGAGATAgaacaattttatgaaattggaGCGAGAATTAAAGTAAAGTGGTCAAAGGAGGAAATCGGCGACTCAGAGTGGATGCCTGGTTGGTATGTTGGTGAAGTTCAGAGTGCCGACAGGGATAACGACGAAATAACTGTACAATTTGTGTCTGAACCTGAATGTACCTATATGTACGAGGTTACGCCATGTTTAGCGAGGGGAACACTTAAAATGGTAAAACCAGTATTTTAG
- the LOC137991231 gene encoding S-phase kinase-associated protein 2-like → MDNLPDEILLRIFSFLHFMERILLRTVSRRWSNLMYDRTLLEQISLSRNYSEDRKLSSLFAAAKKLVAVDLLNCRFLDGSCVLLGGLSRLRRLNLSGTRVTDGILQSILKASKELEELHLVDTEISESCIPEIVALKKLHYIGFPPEGVSRFGRNGVLSVVKACPTLRVLDCQEGYFFTHEDIMEIMRNNCLFSTLLIPYAFVDNSTFAVIVDSLQSLTYICVCETNVSQECVDQIKNRRPRLNICWNVNHTP, encoded by the coding sequence ATGGACAACCTTCCTGACGAAATTCTTCTTAGAATCTTCTCGTTCCTCCATTTCATGGAGCGAATTCTGTTGCGAACGGTATCCAGGAGGTGGAGTAATCTGATGTACGATCGTACCTTGTTGGAACAAATTTCCTTAAGCAGAAATTACAGCGAAGATCGCAAACTATCGTCTCTCTTCGCCGCTGCCAAAAAGCTAGTTGCAGTAGACCTGTTAAACTGCCGCTTTCTAGATGGCTCGTGTGTGTTGTTAGGCGGACTGAGTAGGCTTCGTCGCCTCAACTTGTCTGGGACCAGGGTCACTGACGGAATTTTGCAAAGCATTCTCAAGGCATCCAAAGAGCTGGAAGAGCTTCACCTAGTCGACACTGAAATCTCAGAGTCTTGCATTCCAGAGATAGTCGCCCTAAAGAAACTTCACTACATTGGCTTCCCCCCTGAAGGTGTTAGCAGATTCGGCAGGAATGGAGTTCTTTCAGTCGTGAAAGCCTGTCCGACACTAAGAGTACTCGACTGTCAGGAAGGCTACTTCTTCACCCATGAGGATATCATGGAGATCATGAGAAATAACTGTTTATTTTCAACCCTGTTAATTCCATACGCCTTTGTGGATAACAGTACATTCGCAGTCATTGTGGATAGCTTACAGAGCTTGACATATATTTGTGTATGCGAAACAAACGTCTCCCAAGAATGCGTGGATCAAATAAAAAACAGGAGGCCACGTTTAAATATTTGCTGGAATGTAAACCATACTCCTTAA